One genomic region from Rhizomicrobium palustre encodes:
- a CDS encoding alkaline phosphatase has translation MRIWMKSVLAFGCMMAASVAGEPQGTAADAARLATALKRVPDTHKPKNIILFIGDGMGINSVTAGRIFASQQRGGDGIAYDLAFEKFPYSGFSRTHSADQYVTDSANGISAITTGVKTINGAIGVDANVKSESCAGVAKASIPTLFEDAKKRGLAAGVVTTSGITDATPAGAYGHTSTRGWRSDADLPKEAAAAGCTDLAWQLVDAPAAIRMDVALGGDRLDFLPAGGEVAGARQDGRNLIETWKKQSAKAAYVANAEDLAAVDAAKTDHLLGLFADGDLPSPVDKDYHKNVPDLAAMTRKAIEVLKKNKNGFILMVESASIDKWHHRNNAYRALTDVDELSNAVAAAAEMTSDKDTLIILTADHSHGLTLSGGLAIGAPVMGLAQSDGQPKRDRQGNTYPALTYATGPGEGGGDEHPMLDQKTATDPAFKQPALVPMNSAAHAGEDVPVYAQGPQAYLVSGSFESTYLYQVMRHALEVKPK, from the coding sequence ATGCGCATTTGGATGAAGAGTGTACTGGCTTTCGGCTGCATGATGGCTGCTTCCGTGGCAGGTGAGCCGCAAGGGACGGCAGCGGACGCGGCCCGGCTTGCCACCGCGCTGAAGCGCGTGCCCGATACCCATAAGCCCAAGAACATTATTCTCTTCATCGGCGACGGCATGGGCATCAACAGCGTTACGGCGGGGCGCATCTTCGCCAGCCAGCAGCGCGGCGGCGATGGCATCGCCTATGATCTTGCTTTCGAGAAATTTCCCTATTCCGGCTTCTCCCGCACCCATTCGGCGGATCAATATGTCACCGACTCCGCCAATGGCATCAGCGCCATCACCACGGGCGTGAAGACGATCAATGGCGCCATCGGTGTGGATGCCAATGTGAAATCCGAAAGCTGCGCGGGCGTCGCCAAGGCTAGCATTCCGACCTTGTTCGAAGACGCCAAGAAGCGCGGGCTTGCGGCAGGTGTGGTGACGACCTCGGGTATCACCGATGCGACGCCCGCAGGCGCTTATGGCCATACCTCGACGCGCGGCTGGCGCTCCGATGCCGATCTGCCGAAAGAGGCGGCGGCGGCGGGCTGCACCGATCTGGCGTGGCAATTGGTGGATGCTCCCGCCGCCATCCGCATGGATGTGGCGCTGGGCGGCGATCGGCTGGACTTTCTGCCTGCGGGCGGGGAGGTGGCTGGTGCGCGCCAGGATGGGCGCAACCTGATTGAAACGTGGAAGAAGCAAAGCGCCAAGGCCGCTTATGTGGCGAACGCCGAAGATCTCGCGGCGGTGGATGCGGCCAAGACGGATCATCTGCTGGGCTTGTTTGCGGATGGCGATCTGCCGTCGCCGGTGGATAAGGATTACCATAAGAACGTGCCTGATCTCGCCGCCATGACCCGCAAGGCCATCGAGGTGCTGAAGAAAAACAAGAACGGCTTCATTTTGATGGTGGAGTCCGCCTCTATCGACAAATGGCATCATCGCAACAACGCTTATCGGGCGCTGACCGACGTGGATGAATTGTCGAATGCGGTGGCGGCTGCCGCCGAGATGACCAGCGATAAGGATACGCTGATCATCCTCACTGCCGACCACAGCCATGGCCTGACGCTTTCCGGCGGCTTGGCGATTGGGGCTCCGGTAATGGGGCTTGCCCAGAGCGACGGCCAACCTAAGCGCGACCGGCAGGGCAACACCTATCCCGCTTTGACCTATGCCACCGGGCCGGGCGAGGGCGGCGGAGACGAACACCCCATGCTGGATCAAAAGACAGCCACCGACCCAGCTTTCAAGCAGCCCGCGCTGGTTCCGATGAACAGCGCCGCGCATGCGGGCGAGGATGTGCCGGTTTATGCCCAAGGT